The proteins below come from a single Natranaerofaba carboxydovora genomic window:
- the sigG gene encoding RNA polymerase sporulation sigma factor SigG — protein MKLKKVTISGVNSFKLPVLDSKEQEELFWRYKNGDEKAKTTIIQGNLRLVLSVLKKFKNRNENMDDLFQVGCIGLLKAVNNFDPTHNVKFSTYAVPMIIGEIKRYLRDNNSIRISRSLKNLGQDITRAKEKLSKDKEKEPTLEEIADELSISSEEVVLAMNANNTPMSLHEPVFSDSTEPLLVLDQIQDEKETFDSWIENLALKEALDKLPEKKRELLILRFFQGKTQEEVSSELNISQAQVSRLEKTSLKALKKSLAEKQGESVDGSNIE, from the coding sequence ATTAAACTAAAAAAAGTTACCATTAGTGGTGTAAATAGCTTTAAACTACCGGTTTTGGATTCTAAAGAACAAGAAGAACTCTTTTGGCGCTACAAGAATGGAGATGAAAAAGCTAAAACAACAATTATACAGGGGAATTTAAGGCTGGTACTAAGTGTTTTAAAAAAATTTAAGAATCGTAATGAAAATATGGACGACCTTTTTCAAGTTGGTTGTATAGGATTATTAAAAGCGGTTAATAACTTTGACCCGACACATAATGTCAAGTTTTCTACTTATGCGGTTCCAATGATAATCGGTGAGATAAAAAGATATTTAAGGGATAATAACTCAATAAGAATAAGCCGTTCGTTAAAAAACTTAGGTCAAGATATAACAAGGGCCAAAGAAAAATTGTCTAAAGATAAAGAAAAAGAGCCTACCCTTGAAGAGATTGCAGATGAACTATCTATCTCTTCTGAAGAAGTTGTACTGGCTATGAATGCTAACAATACACCTATGAGTTTGCACGAACCGGTTTTCTCAGATAGTACTGAGCCTTTACTTGTTCTCGACCAAATTCAAGATGAAAAAGAGACCTTTGATTCCTGGATTGAAAATTTGGCACTGAAGGAAGCTTTAGACAAGCTGCCAGAAAAAAAGAGAGAGCTTTTGATACTGAGGTTTTTCCAGGGCAAAACTCAGGAGGAAGTTTCTAGTGAATTAAATATTTCCCAGGCTCAGGTATCAAGACTTGAAAAAACATCTTTGAAAGCTTTGAAAAAATCTTTAGCAGAGAAGCAGGGGGAGAGCGTAGATGGGTCGAATATTGAATAA
- the nikR gene encoding nickel-responsive transcriptional regulator NikR: MAKLTRFGISIPETLLVEFDKVINRKGYPNRSEAIRDLIREHLIEKEWTDDREEVAGTVTLVYDHHVKGLTNHLVALQHDYHDMILSTMHIHLDHDNCLEVLVVKGKAKRAQEMVEQMTTVKGVKHGKFTMTSTGKNIS, from the coding sequence ATGGCAAAGCTAACGAGGTTTGGGATATCTATACCGGAAACACTTCTCGTGGAATTTGATAAAGTAATAAATAGGAAGGGATATCCTAATAGAAGTGAGGCTATAAGGGACCTTATAAGGGAACACTTAATTGAAAAGGAATGGACAGACGACAGGGAGGAAGTAGCAGGAACTGTCACACTAGTATATGACCATCATGTTAAGGGGCTAACCAACCATCTAGTAGCTCTGCAGCATGATTATCATGATATGATCTTATCCACAATGCATATACACCTAGATCATGATAACTGTCTAGAGGTTCTTGTAGTTAAAGGAAAAGCAAAGAGGGCTCAGGAAATGGTAGAGCAGATGACCACAGTAAAAGGTGTAAAACATGGAAAGTTTACAATGACCTCAACAGGAAAAAATATTTCATAA
- the rpmE gene encoding 50S ribosomal protein L31, with the protein MKAEIQPKYEVTTIKCACGASFETGSTKESLRVEICSNCHPFFTGKQKFVDSGGRVEKFKRKYGLE; encoded by the coding sequence ATGAAAGCAGAAATACAACCTAAATATGAAGTGACGACTATAAAGTGTGCCTGTGGTGCTAGCTTTGAAACAGGCTCTACTAAAGAGAGTTTGCGTGTAGAAATTTGTTCCAACTGCCACCCATTCTTTACTGGCAAACAAAAATTTGTTGATAGTGGCGGTCGAGTTGAGAAATTTAAGAGAAAATATGGGCTTGAATAG
- the prfA gene encoding peptide chain release factor 1: MFDKLESLENRFKELEKLMSDPEIINDQGTFKEYSKEYSSLKDIIEKYNEYKKVKEDVEDARELLDEEADDEMKESFKQEVEELEDKKASLEEEIKMLMVPKDPNDDKNVFVEIRAGTGGDEAALFAGDLFRMYSKYAELNNWKVEIVDSHQTDMKGFKEVVFFVKGKGAFSKLKYESGVHRVQRIPSTESGGRIHTSTATVAVLPEAEDVDVEIEQKDLRIDTFCSTGPGGQSVNTTQSAVRITHEPTGIVVSCQDEKSQHKNKAKAMRVLKARLLDKYQQEKEEEEAEARKSQVGSGDRSERIRTYNFPQGRVTDHRINLTLHKLEHILEGEIEELIEKLVMYEKAELLQEVE, from the coding sequence ATGTTTGATAAGCTAGAATCACTTGAAAATAGATTTAAAGAATTAGAAAAGTTAATGTCAGACCCTGAGATCATTAATGATCAGGGAACGTTTAAAGAATATTCAAAGGAATATTCTTCTCTAAAAGATATAATAGAAAAATACAATGAATATAAAAAAGTCAAAGAAGACGTAGAAGATGCCAGGGAACTTCTTGATGAGGAAGCTGACGATGAGATGAAAGAATCTTTCAAGCAGGAGGTAGAGGAGCTTGAAGATAAAAAAGCATCTTTAGAAGAAGAAATAAAGATGCTGATGGTACCTAAAGATCCAAATGATGACAAAAACGTTTTTGTTGAAATTAGGGCAGGAACAGGTGGTGATGAGGCTGCCTTATTTGCAGGTGATCTTTTTAGGATGTACTCTAAATATGCAGAGCTAAACAACTGGAAGGTAGAGATCGTTGATTCACACCAAACCGATATGAAAGGCTTTAAAGAAGTGGTGTTTTTTGTAAAAGGGAAAGGTGCTTTTTCAAAATTAAAATATGAAAGTGGTGTTCACAGGGTACAGAGAATCCCTTCAACTGAATCAGGAGGAAGGATTCATACCTCTACTGCTACTGTTGCAGTGTTACCTGAAGCAGAAGATGTAGACGTCGAGATTGAACAGAAAGACCTGCGTATAGATACTTTTTGTTCTACTGGTCCGGGAGGGCAAAGTGTTAATACTACTCAGTCTGCCGTAAGAATAACCCACGAACCCACAGGAATAGTGGTTAGCTGTCAGGATGAAAAATCCCAGCACAAAAATAAAGCAAAGGCGATGCGGGTTCTTAAGGCAAGGCTACTTGATAAATATCAACAAGAAAAAGAAGAAGAAGAAGCTGAGGCCAGAAAAAGCCAGGTTGGAAGCGGGGACAGAAGTGAAAGAATTAGAACTTATAACTTCCCGCAGGGCCGTGTGACTGATCATAGGATAAACCTGACCCTTCATAAATTAGAACATATACTTGAAGGCGAGATTGAAGAGCTTATTGAGAAGTTAGTTATGTATGAGAAGGCCGAGCTTTTACAGGAAGTAGAATAG
- a CDS encoding DUF1385 domain-containing protein, whose amino-acid sequence MGKDPIGGQAVIEGVMMRDKGKVCVAVRKPGEDISLKFEEVNSLSSRIPMLKAPVLRGIVAFFESLVLGIKTLTYSANEALDEDEEELTNFQLFLTIAFALTMGIGLFFFLPTFLMGFASNSIGVPFYINLGEGVVRVSIFLIYVLAISRIEDIQRVFQYHGAEHKVIHCHEANKELTPENAKDFSPLHPRCGTSFLLIVMMVSIILFSFFGWPNLLARFGIRLLILPIVAGLSYEVIRFAGRKNNFITRLISYPGLFLQKLTTREPDKQQLEVAIRALETIEEKKQT is encoded by the coding sequence TTGGGCAAAGATCCAATAGGAGGTCAAGCAGTTATTGAAGGTGTAATGATGCGCGACAAGGGAAAAGTTTGTGTAGCCGTTAGAAAGCCTGGTGAAGATATTTCTCTTAAATTTGAAGAGGTGAATTCACTCAGCAGTAGGATCCCCATGTTGAAAGCTCCTGTTTTAAGAGGCATTGTAGCTTTCTTTGAGTCCCTTGTTCTTGGGATTAAGACTCTAACCTATTCGGCCAATGAAGCTCTTGACGAAGACGAAGAGGAGCTAACTAACTTTCAGCTATTTTTGACCATTGCTTTTGCTTTGACAATGGGTATCGGCCTGTTCTTTTTTCTCCCTACATTTTTAATGGGATTTGCCTCTAACTCAATTGGGGTTCCCTTTTATATAAATTTGGGAGAAGGTGTTGTAAGGGTTAGTATCTTTTTGATATATGTTCTTGCAATTTCACGTATTGAAGACATTCAACGAGTGTTCCAATATCACGGAGCTGAGCATAAAGTAATTCACTGCCATGAAGCAAACAAAGAACTAACTCCCGAAAATGCCAAAGATTTTAGCCCATTACATCCCAGGTGTGGCACAAGCTTTTTATTGATAGTTATGATGGTAAGCATAATTCTATTTTCCTTTTTTGGCTGGCCAAACCTTTTAGCCAGATTTGGCATTAGGCTTTTGATACTGCCGATAGTGGCTGGTCTGTCATATGAAGTGATTAGGTTTGCTGGAAGGAAAAATAATTTTATTACACGCCTGATATCGTATCCAGGGTTATTTTTGCAGAAGCTTACTACTAGAGAACCAGATAAACAGCAGTTAGAAGTTGCTATTAGAGCTTTAGAAACTATCGAAGAAAAAAAGCAGACTTAA
- the prmC gene encoding peptide chain release factor N(5)-glutamine methyltransferase — MSLTIEKARQWAYNYFKEKNKINDIYSEVDYILAYVLNFDRAIIYTYPEYELTNSKAQEFEQLIKKRAEGVPYHYLTGEKEFMGFMFSVDENVLVPRPETELLVEECLKSIDELNEKYSPPLFVLEPFTGSGAIGLSLAMLQDGLKIYASDVSEEVLNVARKNKNKLQLSDEKIVFKKSDIFSSFPQNKGFHLIVANPPYIPTSEMKNLSDEVNKEPKIALDGGEDGLYYYKKIKEEYKKYLTSDGVMLLEIGESQKEQVLELFLEEENTCIIRDLANRPRIIKVKI; from the coding sequence ATGAGCTTAACTATAGAGAAGGCCCGGCAATGGGCCTATAATTATTTTAAGGAAAAAAATAAAATAAATGATATATATTCTGAGGTCGATTATATTTTAGCATATGTTCTAAATTTTGACAGGGCAATAATTTATACCTATCCAGAATACGAATTGACAAATTCTAAAGCACAGGAATTTGAGCAGTTGATTAAAAAAAGAGCTGAAGGTGTTCCGTATCACTATTTGACCGGGGAAAAGGAGTTTATGGGCTTTATGTTTAGTGTTGATGAAAATGTATTGGTTCCCCGTCCTGAAACAGAACTCCTTGTTGAAGAGTGTTTAAAATCAATCGATGAGCTAAATGAAAAATATTCTCCTCCGTTATTTGTTTTAGAACCTTTTACAGGTAGTGGAGCTATAGGTCTATCCCTTGCGATGTTGCAAGATGGATTAAAAATATATGCCAGTGATGTTTCAGAAGAAGTATTAAATGTTGCCAGGAAAAACAAAAATAAGCTGCAATTAAGTGACGAAAAGATAGTATTTAAGAAAAGCGATATTTTTTCTTCCTTTCCCCAAAATAAAGGTTTTCATCTAATAGTAGCAAATCCACCATATATACCTACTTCTGAGATGAAAAATCTATCAGATGAAGTAAATAAAGAACCAAAAATTGCACTAGATGGTGGGGAAGATGGCTTATATTACTATAAAAAAATAAAAGAAGAATATAAAAAATACTTAACTTCAGATGGTGTTATGTTGTTAGAAATAGGGGAAAGTCAAAAAGAACAGGTTTTAGAACTTTTTTTGGAAGAAGAAAATACCTGTATTATAAGAGATTTAGCTAATCGTCCTAGAATTATAAAAGTTAAAATATGA